One Salminus brasiliensis chromosome 5, fSalBra1.hap2, whole genome shotgun sequence DNA segment encodes these proteins:
- the josd2 gene encoding LOW QUALITY PROTEIN: josephin-2 (The sequence of the model RefSeq protein was modified relative to this genomic sequence to represent the inferred CDS: inserted 1 base in 1 codon), translating into MSEVEVFHEKQRLELCAIHALNNVLQERVFTKETADEICKRLAPQCVVNPHRSVXGTGNYDVNVIMAALQSRGLAAVWWDKRRSVQSLCLEKVQGFILNVPSRVSLGIVSLPLRRRHWLAVRQVNGHYYNLDSKLKGPVCIGGEAELRSFLCEQLSQDVGEMLLVVQREVEDDGTWLIAEDPRK; encoded by the exons ATGAGCGAGGTGGAGGTCTTTCATGAGAAGCAGAGGTTGGAGCTGTGCGCCATCCACGCCTTAAACAACGTGCTGCAGGAGAGGGTGTTCACTAAAGAAACGGCGGATGAGATCTGCAAGCG GCTTGCCCCACAGTGTGTGGTGAACCCCCACCGCTCGG TTGGGACGGGGAACTACGACGTGAACGTTATTATGGCCGCGCTCCAGAGCCGTGGGCTGGCCGCAGTGTGGTGGGACAAACGAAG GTCGGTGCAGAGCTTGTGTCTGGAGAAGGTGCAGGGCTTCATCTTAAATGTGCCGTCGCGAGTGTCTCTGGGAATCGTGTCTCTACCGCTGAGACGCAGGCACTGGCTCGCGGTGCGGCAGGTGAACGGACACTACTACAACCTGGACTCTAAACTAAAGGGTCCCGTCTGCATCGGCGGGGAGGCAGAACTCAG GTCGTTCCTCTGTGAGCAGTTGTCTCAGGACGTGGGGGAGATGCTCCTGGTGGTTCAGCGGGAAGTGGAGGATGATGGGACGTGGCTGATTGCGGAAGACCCCAGGAAGTGA
- the ttyh1 gene encoding LOW QUALITY PROTEIN: protein tweety homolog 1 (The sequence of the model RefSeq protein was modified relative to this genomic sequence to represent the inferred CDS: inserted 2 bases in 2 codons; deleted 4 bases in 3 codons; substituted 1 base at 1 genomic stop codon), with protein sequence MATVPSYIPSIWVRMCHALPRFDLTMQMRDNVFTPDSWEYQQTLLVLSSLSAIALVLSLLVVLSFLIHYCCCHRGDGGRDAEEEEEDDDASGGHGYSGKKGRGICCVTWVSVAAVTLCCVAIGVGFYGNSEANDGMYQLTSSLLTANYTLASIDLLVLDTVAILQRSVSGPLTSLEDVFGGINPPWCPHGPCRRLSERVASLLSSLSLGRGVRSVTSGMSGANGSDSIVGMLTPRPSFCSPNADPTSTANSVPAPFSPGWAANTLMVNEDYRWLSYVLLLLLDLVVCLFILLGLAKQARCAPHPVSVTQFHCLSVLSNSSCQRSACQSYTINMQKDRPADGDSQCVFLSLCVCVCVCVCACRMTVLAWLALFLSWGSLGLETGHSGGSAAALSDFCFDPNXFVLNSTHFNTGTSTEILDXYLTCSRRMTSPFQQLLTQSQRALSSIHSHLSSLERGRLLPRFPKAEKSLREVQQILNVTEGNFHQLVALLNCRGLNKDYIDSLKGLCYDGMEGLLYLSLYSFLSALAFTAILCSLPGAWRSFSSDSEEYEDSDSESEDPFTSHQARRQTAMGSQRGALPPFYSYQGAGWTPPFSSAPPLPTPNASSNGNPGYESLPLSDRPSPPPSYSPSMLTGYXGNQSHPNPAHSRNLYSH encoded by the exons ATGGCGACGGTGCCCAGTTACATCCCTTCGATATGGGTGCGGATGTGCCATGCCCTCCCACGCTTCGACCTGACCATGCAGATGCGGGACAACGTCTTCACGCCGGACAGCTGGGAGTACCAGCAG ACCCTGCTGGTTCTGTCCAGCCTCTCGGCCATCGCGCTCGTCCTGTCCCTCCTCGTGGTCCTCTCCTTTCTCATCCACTACTGTTGCTGTCACCGCGGCGACGGAGGCAGGGATgccgaggaagaggaggaagacgaCGACGCCAGCGGCGGCCATGGTTACAGCGGCAAGAAGGGCCGCGGCATCTGCTGCGTCACATGGGTGTCGGTTGCTGCGGTGACGCTGTGCTG TGTTGCCATAGGCGTTGGTTTCTACGGCAACAGCGAGGCGAACGATGGGATGTATCAGTTGACCTCGTCTCTGCTCACTGCCAATTACACACTGGCTTCCATCGATCTGCtg GTTTTGGACACTGTGGCCATTCTACAGCGGTCAGTCTCTGGCCCACTGACCTCTCTGGAGGACGTGTTTGGTGGAATAAACCCGCCCTGGTGTCCACACGGTCCGTGCAGGCGTCTGTCCGAACGCGTGGcttccctcctctcctccctgTCCCTGGGCCGAGGGGTCAGGTCCGTTACCTCTGGAAtgtcaggagccaatgggagCGACAGCATAGTGGGAATGCTAACCCCCCGCCCCTCCTTCTGCAGCCCCAACGCTGAC CCCACGTCCACAGCCAACAGCGTACCCGCACCGTTCTCACCGGGGTGGGCGGCAAACACGCTCATGGTCAATGAGGACTACAG GTGGCTGTCATACGTGCTGCTTCTCCTTTTGGATCTGGTGGTGTGTCTCTTTATTCTGCTGGGTTTGGCCAAACAGGCCCGGTGTGCTCCTCATCCTGTGAGTgtcacacagttccactgtctGTCAGTGCTGAGTAATTCTTCATGTCAAAGATCAGCATGTCA GAGTTACACCATCA ACATGCAGAAAGACCGTCCGGCAGATGGTGACagccagtgtgtgtttttgtctctgtgtgtgtgtgtgtgtgtgtgtgtgtgtgcttgcaggATGACAGTGTTGGCCTGGTTGGCTCTGTTTCTGAGTTGGGGGTCTCTTGGTCTGGAGACGGGCCACAGTGGTG GGAGTGCTGCA GCTCTCAGTGATTTCTGTTTTGATCCAA ACTTTGTCCTGAACTCTACCCACTTCAACACCGGGACGAGTAcag AGATCCTGGACTAATACCTGACCTGCAGCAGGAGAATGACCAGCCCTTTCCAGCAG CTGCTGACCCAGTCTCAGAGAGCGCTGTCCAGTATCCACTCCCATCTCTCCAGTCTGGAGCGGGGACGCCTCCTCCCACGCTTCCCCAAAGCAGAG AAGTCTCTGAGGGAGGTGCAGCAGATCCTGAACGTCACCGAGGGAAAC TTCCACCAGCTGGTGGCGCTGCTCAACTGCCGAGGGCTCAACAAG GACTATATAGACTCTCTGAAAGGCCTGTGTTATGACGGGATGGAGGGAttgctctacctctctctctactcctTCCTCTCCGCCCTGGCGTTC ACCGCCATCCTCTGCTCCCTCCCTGGAGCCTGGAGGAGCTTTTCCAG CGACTCGGAGGAGTACGAAGACTCGGACAGCGAGAGCGAGGACCCCTTCACTTCCCATCAGGCACGTAGACAGACGGCCATGGGCTCACAGCGAGGGGCCTTGCCCCCCTTCTATAGTTACCAGGGGGCCGGCTGGACACCCCCCTTTTCTAGCGCGCCTCCGTTACC GACTCCAAACGCTTCCTCCAATGGCAACCCTGGTTATGAAAGCCTGCCTCTGAGTGACAGGCCGTCCCCACCCCCCTCT TACTCTCCCAGCATGCTGACGGGCT GGGGTAATCAATCACACCCAAACCCCGCCCACTCCAGGAACCTGTATTCGCACTAA